From a region of the Methanolobus tindarius DSM 2278 genome:
- a CDS encoding DUF2341 domain-containing protein translates to MQTCAALTYSGGGEWNYSEEIIIKESSGSSLTNYQVPIVLNSSNFDFSLAQSEGQDIRFTSGDSQLKHWIEEWDAKREKATIWVKVPSIPAGSNTKITMYYGNPKASDVQSGPGTFVFFDTFSGTSVFANWDSFTTGGGEQDVSNGVCKLIVPKFHPEDVSSIKSEDDFSINSMFVVKRSRTTTGEDIRGPVITQGFVDPQKETKNQILAVSELENETEVSWTIKNDKEDVRYYPSDLADIGETEGDWYTIGVAWYMEDELGSIAWYKDGVRDTKMDIVSTEEYNYVPVGDMKVYISANSYSDASDNTGYASIDYAYVRNFVPDEPVVTLESSMQESTEETIIETPARINITPSSGIMTAIRIFNTTGYDEDAIVELKESGLNTIMVLTNKDNIWNLERFVKTAHDNDMQVYAMIFNDPNSDTNEDNSIYVNAVLEEVVDYNSKSLSAFDGVDIALDPCTKDIDSACALNLLLLENARETAGDELAIAVDIPASYTLSDISEVSETADLIILQTYELGETNPDTKSDIIDSVASRMGEIRASEGKALIGISVNENFLTDTDVQSLFSEIEDYYADDSAFMGTSIAVYEDYEAYASVSAPVEDDSESSSTPGFTGLSAIAGIAGVIAISLIQKRRSKEK, encoded by the coding sequence GTGCAAACATGCGCAGCATTAACATATTCAGGTGGCGGTGAGTGGAACTATTCAGAAGAAATCATTATTAAAGAGAGCTCAGGAAGCAGCCTGACAAATTATCAGGTACCAATAGTCCTGAATAGCTCCAATTTTGATTTTTCACTTGCACAGTCAGAGGGACAGGACATACGTTTTACATCCGGTGACTCACAGCTTAAGCACTGGATAGAAGAGTGGGACGCAAAAAGAGAGAAGGCAACCATTTGGGTGAAAGTTCCTTCTATTCCGGCAGGAAGCAACACCAAAATTACAATGTATTATGGTAATCCAAAAGCAAGTGATGTCCAGAGCGGACCCGGAACCTTTGTATTTTTTGATACTTTCAGTGGTACCAGTGTCTTTGCAAACTGGGACTCCTTCACAACAGGTGGCGGGGAACAGGATGTTTCCAATGGAGTGTGTAAGCTCATAGTTCCTAAGTTCCATCCTGAGGATGTTTCCAGTATTAAATCAGAAGATGATTTTTCAATAAACTCCATGTTTGTGGTTAAAAGATCAAGAACAACTACCGGAGAAGATATTAGAGGTCCTGTTATAACACAGGGATTTGTTGACCCCCAGAAAGAGACAAAGAACCAGATACTGGCTGTATCAGAACTTGAAAATGAAACAGAGGTTAGCTGGACTATTAAAAATGATAAGGAAGATGTACGCTATTATCCTTCAGACCTGGCTGACATTGGGGAAACCGAAGGTGACTGGTACACTATAGGTGTTGCCTGGTATATGGAAGATGAGCTTGGAAGTATAGCATGGTACAAGGATGGTGTCAGGGACACTAAAATGGATATTGTCTCAACTGAAGAGTATAATTATGTCCCTGTTGGAGACATGAAAGTTTACATCTCTGCAAATTCATATTCTGACGCTTCAGACAATACAGGTTATGCATCCATTGACTATGCATATGTGCGTAATTTCGTTCCTGATGAACCTGTTGTTACACTGGAGAGTTCAATGCAGGAAAGTACTGAAGAAACTATCATCGAAACTCCTGCCAGAATTAACATAACACCTTCAAGTGGTATAATGACTGCAATCCGTATTTTCAATACAACTGGTTATGACGAGGATGCCATCGTTGAGTTGAAAGAAAGCGGATTGAACACTATTATGGTCCTGACAAATAAGGACAATATCTGGAACCTTGAGAGATTTGTCAAGACAGCACATGACAATGATATGCAGGTCTACGCAATGATCTTTAATGACCCGAACAGCGATACCAATGAGGACAACTCCATTTATGTTAACGCTGTCCTGGAAGAAGTAGTCGACTACAACAGCAAATCACTTTCAGCTTTTGATGGAGTGGATATTGCTCTTGATCCATGTACCAAAGATATTGATAGTGCCTGTGCTCTGAACCTGCTTCTGCTTGAGAATGCCAGGGAAACTGCAGGTGATGAACTTGCAATTGCTGTTGACATTCCTGCATCTTATACACTGTCTGACATTTCAGAAGTATCAGAAACAGCAGACCTTATTATCCTCCAGACCTACGAGTTGGGGGAAACAAACCCTGATACAAAGTCAGATATTATTGATTCTGTGGCTTCCAGAATGGGTGAAATAAGAGCATCTGAAGGGAAAGCTCTCATCGGCATTTCAGTAAATGAGAATTTCTTAACAGATACTGATGTGCAGAGTCTTTTTTCGGAAATAGAGGACTATTATGCAGACGACAGTGCTTTCATGGGAACATCTATTGCTGTTTATGAGGACTACGAGGCTTATGCCAGTGTTTCAGCACCTGTAGAAGATGATAGCGAAAGCAGTAGTACTCCCGGTTTTACGGGACTCTCAGCAATAGCTGGAATTGCCGGGGTAATAGCAATTTCCTTAATTCAAAAAAGAAGATCAAAAGAAAAGTGA
- a CDS encoding AMP-binding protein produces the protein MPFTNDTIGGFFEKTVRNDPDREFVIYPDRDLRFTYKEFDERVNMLAKGLLELGIEKGDHVGIWATNVPDWLTFLFATAKLGVILVTVNTAYKIHEVEYVMKQADLKAIAIIDGFRDVSYIETIYELVPELKTQGRGNLRSEKFPHLKNVIFIGQEKHRGMYSTRELFLLGQHGSDEAISEILNTLDKDDVINMQYTSGTTGFPKGVMLTNYNILNNGYYIGERQKFTAEDRLCLPVPLFHCFGIVLGVLATLTHGGTLVMLELFDPLMVLAAVQKEKCTALYGVPTMFIAEFSHPMFKMFDLTSLRTGIMAGSPCPIEAMKRVINEMHCKDITIAYGLTEASPVFTQTSTDDTIDRRVSTVGTSMPEIEVKIVDPETGEIVGPNEQGEICCRGYNVMKGYYKMSEMTEIAIDKDGWLHSGDLATVDEDGYYKITGRIKDMIIRGGENIYPREIEEFLFTMPGVKNAQVVGIPDEKYGEIVGAFIVKAEDSDITEEDVRDFGLARIARYKVPKHVFFVEDYPLTASGKIQKFKLRDLAVELLEKKEQ, from the coding sequence ATGCCTTTTACAAATGATACGATAGGTGGCTTTTTCGAGAAAACTGTCAGAAACGATCCTGACAGGGAATTTGTCATTTATCCTGACAGGGATCTGAGGTTTACCTATAAAGAATTTGATGAACGAGTCAACATGCTGGCTAAAGGCCTGCTTGAACTTGGTATAGAAAAAGGGGACCATGTTGGAATATGGGCTACAAATGTACCTGACTGGCTCACTTTCCTGTTTGCCACTGCAAAGTTAGGAGTTATTCTGGTCACTGTAAACACCGCATATAAAATACATGAAGTCGAGTATGTGATGAAACAGGCAGACCTGAAAGCTATTGCTATTATTGATGGTTTCAGGGATGTTAGTTACATCGAGACCATCTACGAGCTTGTTCCTGAACTTAAGACACAAGGCCGTGGAAATCTCAGGAGTGAGAAATTCCCACACCTGAAAAATGTTATTTTCATTGGTCAGGAAAAGCACCGTGGAATGTACAGCACCAGAGAACTGTTCCTCCTTGGTCAGCATGGCAGTGATGAAGCAATCAGTGAGATCCTTAATACACTTGACAAAGATGACGTCATCAACATGCAGTACACCTCCGGTACAACAGGTTTCCCAAAGGGTGTAATGCTGACAAACTACAATATTCTCAATAACGGTTACTACATCGGTGAAAGACAGAAATTCACGGCAGAAGACAGGCTTTGCCTTCCCGTACCATTGTTCCATTGTTTCGGAATAGTACTTGGTGTACTTGCAACACTGACTCATGGTGGTACACTTGTTATGCTTGAACTCTTTGACCCACTTATGGTACTGGCTGCTGTTCAGAAAGAAAAATGTACAGCCCTTTATGGTGTCCCGACAATGTTCATTGCGGAGTTCAGCCACCCGATGTTTAAGATGTTTGATCTTACATCACTGAGAACCGGTATCATGGCAGGTTCACCATGTCCAATTGAGGCCATGAAACGTGTCATTAATGAAATGCACTGTAAGGATATCACAATCGCTTACGGACTTACAGAAGCATCACCTGTGTTCACACAGACAAGTACCGATGACACAATTGACCGCCGTGTCAGTACAGTGGGAACATCCATGCCTGAAATAGAGGTTAAGATTGTTGACCCTGAAACCGGTGAGATCGTCGGACCCAACGAGCAGGGAGAGATTTGCTGCCGTGGTTACAATGTCATGAAAGGATATTACAAAATGTCTGAAATGACAGAAATTGCCATTGATAAGGATGGATGGCTCCACAGTGGTGACCTTGCAACTGTTGATGAAGATGGTTACTACAAGATTACAGGTCGTATAAAGGATATGATAATCCGCGGTGGAGAGAATATCTACCCAAGAGAAATCGAAGAATTCCTTTTCACCATGCCTGGTGTTAAAAATGCACAGGTTGTGGGCATACCAGATGAAAAATACGGTGAAATAGTCGGTGCTTTTATTGTCAAAGCTGAGGATTCTGATATTACAGAAGAGGATGTCAGGGACTTTGGTCTTGCAAGAATTGCACGCTATAAGGTTCCAAAGCATGTATTCTTCGTGGAAGATTATCCACTCACTGCAAGCGGAAAGATACAGAAGTTCAAACTCAGGGATTTAGCTGTTGAGCTTCTAGAGAAGAAAGAGCAGTGA
- a CDS encoding acyl-CoA thioesterase — protein MFKTTVTPRFGDIDGLKHANNIAIAIWFEQARNPVFRLFTPDLDLSYENWKLIMARTEYDYVGEMFYGHDVEIISYVSRIGNSSFVVVQEAWQNGTKGAIGRSTIVHYDFLNKKSVPIPNDIRKKLEEHLQDEDNSCK, from the coding sequence ATGTTCAAAACAACTGTTACTCCACGATTCGGCGACATAGACGGACTAAAACACGCCAACAATATTGCCATTGCCATATGGTTCGAGCAGGCCAGAAACCCGGTTTTCAGGCTGTTCACACCTGACCTGGACCTGAGCTATGAGAACTGGAAACTTATCATGGCAAGGACAGAGTATGATTATGTAGGAGAAATGTTCTACGGACACGATGTTGAAATTATCAGCTACGTGTCAAGGATAGGAAACTCTTCCTTTGTAGTTGTGCAGGAAGCATGGCAAAACGGAACAAAGGGCGCTATCGGCAGGTCAACAATTGTGCATTATGACTTTTTGAACAAAAAGTCCGTGCCAATTCCGAATGATATCAGAAAAAAACTTGAAGAGCACCTGCAGGATGAAGATAACAGTTGTAAATAA
- a CDS encoding helix-turn-helix domain-containing protein produces the protein MADKNILGGKIRQIREMQNMSVEDLANSSNTSVDLINKLEDGALVPSLTPLMQIARALGVRLGTFLDDAPHNEPVVVKSGESDNIVRFSGNCDTCESSTLDFFSLAKDKADRHMEPFIIDVHPRSGEINPSSHEGEEFIYVLSGQIEIIYGKDSFTLSTGDSIYYDSVVSHHVHAVGTEDAKILAVVYAPY, from the coding sequence ATGGCAGACAAGAATATACTAGGTGGTAAAATACGTCAGATACGTGAAATGCAGAACATGTCTGTGGAAGATCTGGCAAATAGCAGTAATACAAGCGTTGACCTGATAAACAAACTTGAAGACGGGGCACTTGTTCCCTCACTTACTCCACTCATGCAGATTGCAAGAGCCCTGGGAGTCCGTCTTGGGACATTCCTTGACGATGCACCCCATAACGAACCCGTTGTTGTCAAAAGTGGTGAATCAGATAACATTGTAAGATTTTCAGGCAATTGTGACACATGTGAAAGCAGCACACTTGACTTTTTCTCACTGGCTAAGGATAAAGCTGACAGACACATGGAGCCATTCATCATAGATGTTCACCCAAGATCAGGTGAAATTAATCCATCATCCCACGAGGGAGAGGAATTCATTTACGTGCTTAGCGGTCAGATAGAGATTATTTATGGAAAGGACAGTTTCACCCTTTCAACCGGTGACAGCATTTACTATGATTCCGTTGTATCACACCATGTGCATGCAGTCGGAACCGAGGACGCAAAGATTCTGGCAGTCGTATATGCACCCTATTAA
- a CDS encoding hydantoinase/oxoprolinase family protein, translating into MHFGLGIDAGGTYTDAVLIRGSDGAIVDSKKAFTTYPDLQEGIKNVLDSLDQELLKNVNLVSVSTTLSTNSLLEGTGTSVALLIIGEKPAQTEFPAEFVICVEGGHDTRGDEACELDVAAVESFVRSTRTKVSAYAVSGYFGARNPEHEIQVKELITKMTGMPVVCGHELSQELGAYERAVTAVLNAQLMPITYQFVNSVVKDVRGRGIDARLLMLKCDGSVYNIEDALEKPIETIFSGPAASLLGASYLSKMETCAVIDIGGTSTDVSMLRDGVPEISSSGAVVGGWKTRVRAMKMETSATGGDSHIWVQDTQIHVGPRRVLPLCVASTMYHDFLNKLKRCRVVPRNHMDENLQPTKFFVRTAYEAFDLTGDESEVLSIIGSEPVSVTDISSDLRKNIPNGVLDSLIRKRLVQGIGFTPTDALHVLDIYTKWDAQASEVGAANLSRYTTKGKYDFCTQVKEHVAKNMAADLMSYILPHHPAGMIADLLNDKYPAKFKVEIPVVLLGGPSRAYDSELSSMIDAEVIVPEFSDVGNAVGALAGKGVKRVEIMITPASLENPDEDFLVFSPVGRGRFKNYGDAVEFATSTGKELVLDYEMRCGILKQDTKITVSKKTVSPDNWSHPPLETRVVVVGIGNPMMILKD; encoded by the coding sequence ATGCATTTCGGTCTTGGGATAGATGCCGGTGGAACATATACGGATGCAGTACTTATAAGAGGCTCAGACGGTGCGATAGTTGATTCAAAAAAGGCTTTTACAACTTATCCTGACCTTCAGGAAGGCATAAAGAATGTGCTGGATTCTCTGGATCAAGAACTACTGAAGAATGTCAATCTTGTATCTGTTTCCACAACCCTTTCCACAAATTCACTCCTTGAAGGAACCGGGACTTCAGTTGCTCTTCTAATAATAGGTGAAAAGCCAGCACAGACAGAATTCCCTGCTGAATTTGTAATATGTGTAGAGGGAGGACATGATACCCGGGGTGATGAAGCCTGTGAATTAGATGTGGCTGCAGTTGAGAGTTTTGTCCGGAGCACAAGGACAAAGGTATCTGCTTATGCAGTGTCAGGTTATTTTGGTGCACGCAATCCGGAGCATGAGATTCAGGTCAAAGAGTTAATCACAAAAATGACCGGGATGCCAGTAGTTTGCGGTCATGAACTGTCACAGGAACTTGGTGCTTATGAAAGGGCTGTTACTGCTGTCCTTAATGCACAACTCATGCCTATAACCTACCAGTTTGTAAATTCAGTTGTAAAAGATGTCCGTGGTCGCGGAATTGATGCACGTCTTCTGATGCTCAAGTGTGACGGCTCTGTCTATAATATAGAGGATGCACTGGAAAAACCCATAGAAACTATATTCTCAGGCCCTGCTGCCAGTCTTCTGGGTGCATCATACCTGTCAAAAATGGAAACCTGTGCTGTTATAGATATTGGAGGAACCAGCACAGATGTTTCAATGCTTCGTGATGGAGTTCCTGAGATTAGCAGTTCCGGCGCTGTTGTGGGTGGCTGGAAAACCCGGGTAAGGGCCATGAAAATGGAAACATCAGCCACAGGAGGAGATAGTCACATATGGGTTCAGGATACGCAAATTCATGTTGGACCCCGGAGAGTTTTGCCTTTATGTGTTGCGTCAACAATGTATCATGATTTCCTTAACAAGCTTAAAAGATGCAGGGTTGTACCAAGAAACCATATGGATGAGAATCTCCAGCCAACTAAATTCTTTGTCAGGACAGCCTATGAGGCTTTTGATCTTACCGGTGATGAAAGCGAAGTTCTCTCTATAATAGGTAGTGAACCGGTTTCAGTTACCGATATAAGTTCAGACCTGCGGAAGAATATTCCAAATGGAGTGCTGGATTCTCTTATACGAAAAAGGCTTGTGCAGGGAATAGGTTTTACTCCCACAGATGCTCTGCATGTTCTGGATATCTATACAAAGTGGGATGCGCAGGCTTCGGAAGTTGGTGCTGCAAATCTTTCACGTTATACTACGAAAGGAAAATATGATTTCTGCACACAGGTCAAAGAACATGTGGCAAAGAACATGGCAGCAGATCTCATGTCTTATATCCTGCCACATCATCCCGCCGGGATGATTGCAGACTTGCTTAACGATAAATATCCTGCAAAATTCAAAGTGGAAATACCTGTTGTTTTGCTGGGTGGTCCTTCCAGGGCTTATGACAGTGAACTTAGCTCTATGATTGATGCTGAAGTCATTGTTCCTGAATTTTCAGATGTTGGAAATGCAGTCGGAGCACTTGCAGGCAAAGGTGTCAAAAGAGTTGAGATTATGATAACTCCAGCATCACTTGAAAATCCTGATGAGGATTTCCTTGTGTTCTCTCCGGTTGGCAGAGGGAGATTTAAGAATTATGGGGATGCAGTGGAATTTGCAACAAGTACCGGTAAAGAACTTGTTCTTGATTATGAAATGCGTTGTGGTATCTTAAAACAGGATACTAAAATCACAGTCTCAAAGAAAACAGTTTCGCCGGACAACTGGTCACATCCGCCACTGGAGACCAGGGTAGTAGTAGTGGGGATTGGAAATCCAATGATGATACTGAAGGACTGA
- a CDS encoding ATP-binding protein — protein MKNKSKNKLLLMIVSFLVLLGFVLFHVYILEGEQKLIWIIFLATLICCVIVHNLKVTSLKKDLEAEVQKNKDSHDRLVIKYQIESTLSKISSSLSFADNLDEKIEESLGMLGELCTADRAYVFRVIDNKDTVNNTHEWCAKGVEPQKEMLQNLSGHEYHWWLEKLTQEGAIHIKNVDELPPEAISEKELLLSQDIKSLIALPFFIENEIAGFIGFDNVRETNEWTKQDIEVLNTYSNILAMAFKKNSIAEDLNLERRQLLSIFDSIEEPVYVSDPYTYEILYVNKFLSQIIGENPVGQKCYQVLQGFKEPCDFCTNSIILKNKNQAYKWEYQNPITVRDYIIMDRIIKWTDGRNARLEMAHDISEIKQAERAIKESEENFRKIIDNSPLPIAIMNSLGEINYANHKLTEMIGYTIDDIPTISKWWDAVYPDPQYRRKVREKWNLTSKEKESGVSGEWVIRCRDGTDRNVVIYFAKTNDNTVFIINDLTELKKAQSALLVDESCLETLHELSYMNGFSISDIRTFALNEGMKLTGSEAGVLGFFDDNKKLSSVIAQPANILKMHGFTENDLISGLESCHRWAELLKNKRPLVMNEPNEIEVERCPDIFRKMNIWSYLAAPILYENEVVGFLAVANKEDDYTKNDARQLSLITQMMGGMILLKNSEDELKKYNSKLEDINEELRKANDELHSLDEMKSNFLATMSHELKTPLISILGFGELVGDETLGPLNKEQKRAMRVVNSNSGQLKRLIESLLFMSSLEAKNYQYEYSRLRLSQIIEKALSIISMENTDKNLTVENTIPDSFPFISGDQNYLSEVFIHLIDNAFKFTPSGGRISLSGTQEDGEIHIIIEDTGIGIPETKIMKTFDSFYQLDGSLARRYGGAGIGLNICKRVTEDHGGKLWLESAEGVGTKVHVILPELNC, from the coding sequence ATGAAAAACAAATCCAAAAATAAATTATTGTTAATGATAGTATCTTTTCTGGTGCTTTTGGGATTTGTCCTGTTCCACGTTTATATTTTAGAAGGCGAACAAAAACTTATCTGGATAATTTTTCTGGCAACACTTATCTGTTGTGTTATAGTCCACAATCTGAAAGTAACGTCTTTGAAAAAAGACCTTGAAGCAGAGGTACAAAAAAACAAGGATTCTCACGACAGGCTTGTGATTAAGTATCAGATAGAAAGCACATTGTCAAAAATATCTTCATCACTTTCCTTTGCAGACAACCTGGATGAAAAGATAGAAGAGTCGCTTGGCATGCTTGGTGAACTCTGCACTGCTGATCGTGCATATGTATTCAGAGTCATAGATAATAAAGACACTGTTAACAACACACATGAATGGTGTGCAAAGGGTGTTGAACCGCAAAAAGAGATGCTTCAGAACTTGTCAGGTCATGAGTACCATTGGTGGCTTGAGAAACTTACACAGGAAGGAGCAATTCACATTAAAAATGTTGATGAACTTCCCCCGGAAGCCATATCTGAAAAAGAACTGCTTTTAAGCCAGGATATTAAATCACTTATAGCACTTCCATTCTTTATTGAAAATGAAATTGCCGGTTTCATAGGTTTTGATAATGTAAGAGAAACAAATGAATGGACAAAACAGGATATTGAGGTGCTCAATACATATTCCAATATACTTGCCATGGCATTTAAGAAAAATTCCATAGCAGAGGACTTAAACCTTGAAAGACGGCAATTATTATCAATTTTTGACAGCATTGAGGAACCTGTTTATGTTTCGGATCCTTATACATATGAGATCTTATATGTTAATAAATTCCTGAGTCAGATAATAGGAGAGAATCCTGTTGGTCAGAAATGTTATCAGGTACTTCAGGGTTTCAAGGAACCATGTGATTTCTGCACTAATTCCATTATACTCAAAAATAAAAATCAGGCGTACAAATGGGAATATCAGAATCCGATTACTGTAAGAGACTATATTATAATGGATAGAATAATAAAGTGGACAGATGGTAGAAATGCACGTCTGGAAATGGCCCATGATATAAGCGAAATAAAACAGGCAGAACGTGCTATAAAGGAAAGCGAAGAGAATTTCAGGAAAATAATTGACAATTCACCTCTTCCCATAGCCATTATGAATTCTCTTGGAGAAATCAATTATGCAAACCATAAGCTCACTGAAATGATAGGTTACACAATTGATGACATACCAACAATCAGTAAGTGGTGGGATGCAGTTTACCCGGATCCTCAATATCGAAGGAAAGTAAGAGAAAAATGGAATTTAACCTCAAAAGAGAAAGAATCAGGTGTCAGTGGAGAATGGGTCATCAGATGCCGTGATGGAACTGACAGGAATGTTGTTATCTATTTTGCAAAAACTAACGACAACACTGTTTTCATAATAAATGATCTGACTGAACTCAAAAAAGCTCAAAGTGCTTTACTTGTTGACGAGTCATGTCTTGAAACACTACATGAATTAAGCTATATGAATGGATTTTCCATATCTGATATCCGTACTTTTGCACTTAATGAAGGAATGAAGCTTACCGGTAGTGAAGCCGGAGTTCTTGGTTTCTTTGATGATAACAAAAAACTGTCATCCGTTATTGCACAACCTGCAAATATTCTTAAGATGCATGGATTCACAGAGAATGATCTGATATCAGGGCTTGAAAGTTGTCACAGATGGGCAGAATTACTGAAAAATAAAAGGCCACTTGTAATGAATGAGCCGAATGAAATTGAGGTTGAAAGGTGTCCGGATATATTCAGGAAAATGAATATATGGTCCTATCTTGCAGCACCTATCCTCTATGAAAATGAGGTTGTGGGATTTCTGGCAGTAGCCAACAAGGAAGATGACTATACAAAGAATGATGCCAGACAACTTTCACTCATTACCCAGATGATGGGGGGTATGATTTTACTCAAGAATTCAGAGGATGAACTTAAAAAGTACAACAGTAAACTGGAAGACATCAATGAGGAACTCAGAAAGGCAAACGATGAACTTCATTCCCTTGATGAAATGAAGAGTAATTTCCTGGCAACAATGAGCCATGAACTGAAAACTCCTCTTATCTCTATTCTCGGGTTTGGTGAGCTTGTTGGTGATGAAACCCTTGGTCCCTTGAATAAGGAACAGAAGCGAGCTATGAGAGTTGTAAACAGCAATTCCGGCCAGTTAAAGCGTCTGATAGAATCATTGCTTTTCATGAGTTCACTGGAAGCGAAGAATTATCAATATGAGTATTCAAGATTGCGTTTATCGCAAATAATAGAAAAAGCCCTTTCCATAATTTCAATGGAAAATACGGATAAGAATCTCACTGTAGAAAATACAATTCCAGACTCATTTCCGTTTATAAGCGGTGATCAAAATTACCTGAGTGAGGTGTTCATCCACCTTATAGATAATGCATTTAAATTCACACCATCAGGTGGCAGAATTTCATTATCCGGCACACAGGAAGATGGTGAAATACACATCATCATTGAAGATACTGGAATCGGAATACCTGAAACTAAAATAATGAAAACATTTGATAGTTTCTACCAGCTTGACGGTTCACTGGCACGCAGATATGGTGGTGCAGGAATTGGCCTGAATATCTGCAAAAGGGTTACAGAAGACCACGGTGGAAAACTCTGGCTGGAAAGTGCGGAAGGTGTTGGAACTAAAGTCCATGTCATCCTTCCTGAATTGAACTGTTGA
- a CDS encoding NAD-dependent protein deacylase has product MQQFLDLLETSENCVFLSGAGISTFSGIPDFRGSNGLYAKYDANKIFDLAYFHKNPSYFYTHAREFIYDLDTKEPNLIHRTLAIMEKKGYLSSVITQNIDLLHQKAGSKNVIEIHGSPINHRCLSCGENYSYADVSVLLEKEIVPHCTRCSGLIKPDITFFGEMLDETAITNALEASSKADLFVVIGSSLVVQPAASLPLYSLKGGGKLVIVNNMATPLDEYAYLKYDELGDFFNHLSSYFNE; this is encoded by the coding sequence ATGCAGCAATTTCTTGACCTTCTGGAAACGTCAGAGAATTGTGTCTTTCTAAGTGGAGCTGGAATATCCACTTTTTCCGGAATTCCTGATTTCAGAGGCAGTAATGGTCTCTATGCAAAATATGATGCTAACAAGATATTTGACCTGGCATATTTCCACAAAAATCCTTCATACTTTTATACTCATGCCAGGGAATTTATTTATGACCTTGATACCAAAGAGCCAAATCTTATACACAGAACCCTGGCTATAATGGAGAAAAAAGGATACTTAAGTTCTGTTATCACCCAGAATATTGATTTGCTTCACCAGAAAGCAGGTTCAAAAAATGTAATAGAGATTCACGGCTCTCCTATAAATCACAGGTGTCTTTCATGTGGAGAGAACTACTCCTATGCAGACGTTTCTGTTCTTCTGGAAAAAGAAATCGTTCCACACTGTACCAGATGCAGTGGTCTTATTAAACCGGATATAACATTCTTTGGGGAAATGCTGGATGAGACTGCAATTACAAATGCACTGGAAGCAAGTTCAAAAGCAGATTTGTTTGTGGTTATTGGTTCATCACTTGTAGTCCAGCCGGCAGCAAGCCTCCCGCTTTATTCACTGAAAGGGGGAGGAAAACTTGTAATTGTTAATAACATGGCAACGCCACTTGACGAATATGCATACCTGAAATATGATGAACTGGGTGACTTTTTCAATCACCTGTCATCTTACTTTAATGAGTGA
- a CDS encoding TfoX/Sxy family protein has product MEELSQLPNIGRKLEELLMQAGITDPAELKKLGSKAAFERLLLIDETACINKLYALEGALQGIRWHHLSEDDKKSLREYFHSLK; this is encoded by the coding sequence ATGGAAGAACTATCACAGCTTCCAAATATTGGCAGAAAGCTTGAAGAACTCCTGATGCAGGCCGGGATAACAGACCCGGCTGAGCTTAAGAAACTTGGAAGCAAAGCTGCCTTTGAGAGACTTTTACTCATCGATGAGACAGCCTGTATAAACAAGCTCTATGCTCTTGAGGGAGCCTTACAGGGAATTCGCTGGCATCATCTTTCAGAAGATGATAAAAAGAGCCTCAGGGAATATTTTCACTCATTAAAGTAA